From the genome of Streptomyces sp. NBC_00659, one region includes:
- the dapA gene encoding 4-hydroxy-tetrahydrodipicolinate synthase, with translation MTVPRTTPATPVPPAPAVTAGPHPARPAPPFGRALCAMVTPFTREGALDVEGAQRLAGWLVAEGCDGLVLSGTTGESPTTSDAEKATLVRAVREAVGDRASIVAGVGTADTRHTVELALAAEKAGADGLLVVAPYYSRPPQDAVEAHFREIADASGLPLMLYDIPGRTGTRIEPETMIRLAGHPRIMAVKDCAYDLLGTQKVLARTELAYYAGCDEYVLALYAIGAAGCVSTVANVVPGLMRAVLDAFDGGDTAGAAGLTRRAMPLIEAMMAAGLPGTVTAKALLATLGLPAGPVRAPLRPAGRETADGLRAVLAQVTDDFAVA, from the coding sequence ATGACCGTTCCGAGGACCACTCCCGCGACGCCCGTCCCCCCTGCCCCGGCCGTCACCGCCGGCCCGCACCCGGCGCGACCCGCTCCTCCCTTCGGCCGTGCCCTCTGCGCGATGGTCACGCCGTTCACGCGGGAGGGCGCGCTGGATGTCGAGGGCGCGCAGCGGCTCGCCGGGTGGCTGGTGGCCGAGGGGTGCGACGGGCTGGTGCTCTCCGGGACGACGGGCGAGTCGCCGACCACGTCGGACGCCGAGAAGGCCACGCTGGTGCGGGCGGTACGGGAGGCGGTGGGCGACCGGGCGTCGATCGTGGCGGGGGTGGGGACCGCCGACACCCGGCACACCGTGGAACTGGCCCTGGCGGCCGAGAAGGCGGGCGCGGACGGGCTGTTGGTGGTCGCGCCGTACTACAGCAGGCCTCCGCAGGACGCGGTCGAGGCGCACTTCCGGGAGATCGCGGACGCATCGGGGCTGCCGCTCATGCTGTACGACATCCCGGGACGCACCGGGACGCGGATCGAGCCGGAGACGATGATCCGGCTCGCGGGGCATCCGCGGATCATGGCGGTGAAGGACTGCGCGTACGACCTGCTCGGTACGCAAAAGGTGCTGGCCCGGACGGAGTTGGCGTACTACGCGGGCTGCGACGAGTACGTCCTCGCGCTGTACGCGATCGGCGCGGCCGGGTGCGTCAGCACGGTGGCGAACGTCGTGCCGGGCCTGATGCGGGCCGTGCTCGACGCGTTCGACGGCGGCGACACGGCGGGGGCGGCCGGGCTGACGCGGCGGGCCATGCCGCTGATCGAGGCGATGATGGCGGCGGGCCTGCCCGGCACGGTCACCGCGAAGGCGCTGCTGGCCACGCTCGGGCTGCCGGCGGGCCCGGTCCGGGCGCCGCTGCGGCCCGCCGGCCGGGAGACGGCCGACGGGCTGCGGGCGGTGCTCGCCCAGGTCACGGACGATTTCGCCGTGGCCTAG
- a CDS encoding WD40 repeat domain-containing protein: MNVEELLRDTLREQAEDGPRTPPGFADRVLAVRRRRRTRRIASVAAAAAVVLTAAIAVPSLDSGGHDVRPLRGVDPKPATTHPVPSAHPGQSPVHELVAAGRTAMAAYYTQKTDWQSTHDGIRKGIGVRTYWLLDPKSGHYEKDTRWSWVAVAPGLRTAAVLERHLPASRIGLLDLTSGKVARWIPVDHPVGGLEFSRDGTRLVATTYSENPDKRIKMDNIDRVPVSVKPSRTGFYVFDVASGKGAWADVGVVRDDQGNEINTRQDFGFCRDGRTITGLQSLTSGDRFYDVSGREVSAPHEERYRTWFVKAGLSPDGTKMAGDFAGEKWYTSSWILDPRTGKHLAEVHGQQLLAWADDKSLIAWDIAKGEKNEFHNRLVLVTIGSDKEVPLSGFLKGTDGSAGRWEPLFADR; the protein is encoded by the coding sequence GTGAACGTCGAAGAACTCCTCCGCGACACACTCCGGGAGCAGGCAGAGGACGGCCCGCGCACACCGCCCGGATTCGCCGACCGTGTGCTCGCCGTCCGCAGGCGCCGCAGGACCCGGCGCATCGCGTCCGTCGCGGCCGCCGCGGCCGTGGTGCTCACCGCCGCGATCGCGGTGCCGAGCCTGGACTCCGGAGGGCACGACGTACGTCCCTTGCGCGGGGTGGACCCCAAGCCGGCCACCACGCACCCGGTGCCCTCGGCGCACCCGGGGCAGTCACCGGTGCACGAGCTGGTCGCGGCCGGGAGAACGGCGATGGCCGCCTACTACACCCAGAAGACCGACTGGCAGAGCACCCACGACGGCATCCGCAAGGGCATCGGGGTGCGCACCTACTGGCTGCTCGACCCGAAGTCCGGCCACTACGAGAAGGACACCCGGTGGTCGTGGGTCGCCGTGGCCCCCGGCCTGCGGACCGCCGCCGTACTGGAGCGGCACCTGCCCGCGAGCCGGATCGGGCTGCTCGACCTCACGAGCGGCAAGGTCGCTCGGTGGATTCCGGTCGACCACCCGGTGGGCGGGCTGGAGTTCTCGCGCGACGGCACGAGACTCGTGGCCACGACGTACAGCGAGAATCCCGACAAGCGGATCAAGATGGACAACATCGACAGAGTTCCTGTGTCGGTGAAGCCCTCCCGCACCGGCTTCTACGTCTTCGACGTGGCCTCGGGCAAGGGCGCCTGGGCCGACGTGGGGGTGGTCAGGGACGACCAGGGCAACGAGATCAACACACGTCAGGACTTCGGGTTCTGCCGCGACGGGAGGACCATCACGGGCCTGCAGTCGCTCACGTCCGGCGACCGCTTCTACGACGTGTCCGGCCGGGAGGTGAGCGCGCCCCACGAAGAGCGGTACCGCACCTGGTTCGTCAAGGCTGGCCTGTCGCCCGACGGCACCAAGATGGCCGGGGACTTCGCGGGCGAGAAGTGGTACACCTCCTCCTGGATCCTCGACCCGCGCACCGGCAAGCACCTGGCCGAGGTCCACGGCCAGCAGCTCCTCGCCTGGGCCGACGACAAGTCCCTGATCGCCTGGGACATCGCCAAGGGCGAGAAGAACGAGTTCCACAATCGGCTGGTGCTGGTCACCATCGGCAGTGACAAAGAGGTGCCGCTCAGTGGCTTCCTCAAGGGCACCGACGGCTCGGCGGGGCGCTGGGAGCCCCTCTTCGCCGATCGCTGA
- a CDS encoding SigE family RNA polymerase sigma factor has product MDAEADETFRDFVANRSSALLKTAVLLSGGDRHAAEDLLQNALIKVAGRWNRIDEPEAYVRRILYRQQVSRWRLKWPRRELSVAEPPETSGPAVPGTDASAAAELRIVMRGALARLTARQRTVLVLRYFEDLPEAEVARLLGCSVGTVRSTTHRSLARLRTLAPELAALGPGHEPQPPSRDFSPVEVHR; this is encoded by the coding sequence ATGGATGCCGAAGCGGATGAGACCTTCCGGGACTTCGTGGCGAACAGGTCGTCCGCGCTGCTGAAGACGGCGGTGCTGCTCAGCGGGGGAGACCGGCACGCCGCCGAGGACCTGCTGCAGAACGCGCTGATCAAGGTGGCCGGCCGCTGGAACCGGATCGACGAGCCCGAGGCGTACGTACGGCGGATCCTGTACCGGCAGCAGGTGAGCCGCTGGCGGCTGAAGTGGCCGAGACGCGAACTGAGCGTCGCCGAACCGCCCGAGACGTCCGGCCCCGCGGTCCCCGGCACGGACGCCTCGGCGGCCGCCGAACTGCGGATCGTCATGCGGGGCGCGCTGGCCCGGCTCACCGCGCGGCAGCGCACCGTGCTCGTGCTGCGCTACTTCGAGGATCTGCCCGAGGCCGAGGTGGCCCGGCTCCTCGGCTGCTCGGTCGGAACCGTGCGCTCCACGACCCATCGCTCGCTCGCCCGGCTGCGGACGCTCGCCCCCGAACTGGCCGCGCTCGGCCCGGGGCACGAGCCCCAGCCGCCGTCCCGTGACTTCTCGCCCGTGGAGGTACACCGGTGA
- a CDS encoding SCO3933 family regulatory protein: MRQIPVDTTNATVMVAKAPQPKIKDRRTGEIAVDKDGVTLMTVEVMFSTPDEVEILKLTVPEPGVSEDLVMGTPVALTGLVASAWENEFNGQKRHGIAFRAVAVTSLAAAGSTSKAA, encoded by the coding sequence ATGCGTCAGATTCCCGTCGACACCACGAACGCGACCGTGATGGTCGCCAAGGCTCCGCAGCCGAAGATCAAGGACCGTCGTACCGGTGAGATCGCCGTGGACAAGGACGGCGTCACGCTGATGACGGTGGAGGTCATGTTCTCCACGCCGGACGAGGTGGAGATCCTGAAGCTCACTGTTCCCGAGCCGGGCGTCTCCGAGGACCTGGTCATGGGGACCCCGGTCGCGCTGACGGGCCTGGTGGCCTCGGCCTGGGAGAACGAGTTCAACGGGCAGAAGCGGCACGGGATCGCCTTCCGCGCGGTCGCGGTCACCTCGCTCGCCGCCGCCGGTTCGACATCGAAGGCGGCCTGA
- a CDS encoding XRE family transcriptional regulator, with protein sequence MANERLRAAISAKGETIQSTADHVGVDPKSVERWITTNRTPHRGHRWKAASFLGVDEVYLWPTVEKQAETASTSELVTYYPHRGAVPASLWSSLIEGAKDQVEILVYAGLFLFDNHPDLPDQLAEKATAGTQVRVLLGDPESQMIRQRGEEEGIGDDLAARARITRRYLEPAAKTRGVEIRLHDTILYNSIYRFDDDVLVNPHVLGAPAGQNPVLHFRYIPGARTFRHYMRSFDYTWERGTPIVL encoded by the coding sequence ATGGCGAACGAGCGTCTGCGCGCGGCGATTTCGGCGAAGGGCGAGACCATCCAGTCCACCGCTGATCACGTCGGAGTGGACCCGAAGAGCGTCGAGCGGTGGATCACGACGAATCGCACGCCGCACCGGGGTCACCGCTGGAAGGCTGCGAGCTTCCTGGGCGTCGATGAGGTCTATCTCTGGCCGACAGTGGAGAAGCAGGCGGAGACCGCGAGCACTTCTGAGCTGGTCACGTACTACCCGCACCGCGGCGCCGTTCCAGCTTCCCTGTGGTCGTCGCTGATCGAGGGGGCGAAGGATCAGGTCGAAATCCTCGTATACGCGGGACTGTTCCTCTTCGACAATCACCCCGACCTCCCCGACCAGCTCGCAGAGAAGGCAACGGCCGGCACCCAGGTGCGTGTCCTCCTGGGCGACCCGGAGTCGCAGATGATCCGCCAGCGGGGCGAAGAGGAAGGCATCGGCGACGACCTTGCCGCCCGCGCCCGGATAACCCGCCGCTACCTCGAACCGGCAGCCAAGACGCGCGGCGTGGAGATCAGGCTGCACGACACGATCCTCTACAACTCCATCTACCGCTTCGATGATGACGTGTTGGTGAACCCGCACGTCCTCGGAGCTCCCGCAGGACAGAACCCGGTACTGCACTTCCGATACATTCCGGGTGCCCGCACGTTCCGGCACTACATGCGAAGCTTCGACTACACCTGGGAGCGCGGGACTCCCATCGTGCTGTGA
- a CDS encoding NUDIX hydrolase: MARIDYFNDPNAPKANSLVPSVTAVTRNEAGEVLLIHKTDNNLWALPGGGIDLGESAPDAAVRETKEETGFDVEVTGLVGIYTNPGHVMAYDDGEVRQQFSICFTARITGGELRTSSESKEVAFVAPRRLNELNIHPSMRMRIEHGLAGREQPYIG; this comes from the coding sequence ATGGCGCGCATCGACTACTTCAATGACCCGAACGCCCCGAAGGCGAACAGCCTCGTCCCCTCCGTGACCGCGGTGACCCGCAACGAGGCCGGAGAAGTCTTGCTGATCCACAAGACGGACAACAACCTCTGGGCACTGCCCGGCGGCGGCATCGACCTGGGCGAGTCGGCTCCTGACGCGGCCGTACGCGAGACCAAGGAAGAGACCGGGTTTGACGTGGAGGTGACTGGTCTCGTCGGGATCTACACGAACCCCGGGCACGTCATGGCGTACGACGACGGCGAGGTACGCCAGCAGTTCTCGATCTGCTTCACAGCCCGGATCACCGGCGGCGAGCTGCGGACCAGCAGCGAAAGTAAGGAAGTCGCCTTCGTGGCCCCGAGAAGGCTGAACGAGCTGAACATTCACCCGTCCATGCGCATGCGGATCGAACACGGCCTCGCGGGCCGGGAGCAGCCGTACATCGGATAG
- a CDS encoding e9imm peptide yields MTTSRGMDREEALSLVRRLMDADFTDEGEADEVLAKLERGLACPYISDYIYWDSAEPTAEQIVDRALAYKPFAL; encoded by the coding sequence ATGACAACATCACGCGGCATGGACCGCGAAGAAGCCCTGTCCCTCGTACGACGTCTCATGGACGCCGACTTCACGGACGAGGGCGAGGCAGACGAAGTCCTGGCCAAGCTCGAGCGCGGACTCGCCTGCCCTTACATCAGCGACTACATCTACTGGGACTCCGCGGAACCTACCGCTGAGCAGATCGTTGATCGCGCCCTGGCCTACAAACCGTTCGCGCTCTGA
- a CDS encoding HD domain-containing protein, translated as MPSALDTPQEAAALAESLLPPLGNRWLHTQAVAARAREVSAAVPESERDLLVSAAWLHDLGYAPELHDTGFHPIDGARHLVRLGAPDRLVRLVAHHSGAVYEAEQRGLSAELAAYEREDSPLLDALIYADMTTGPAGQSFVFERRIDEILVRYEVGSVVHTAISKARPYLAGAIQRTQDRLTRAADQSANGL; from the coding sequence ATGCCCTCTGCACTGGACACGCCCCAAGAAGCGGCCGCACTGGCCGAGTCTCTGTTGCCCCCGCTCGGGAACCGGTGGCTGCACACTCAGGCCGTAGCGGCTCGGGCTCGTGAGGTCTCCGCGGCTGTCCCAGAGAGCGAACGCGATCTCCTTGTATCCGCTGCATGGCTTCACGACCTCGGCTACGCACCAGAGCTTCATGACACCGGGTTTCACCCGATCGACGGGGCTCGGCACCTTGTGCGTCTCGGCGCTCCTGATCGACTGGTCCGGCTCGTCGCCCACCACTCTGGTGCCGTGTACGAAGCGGAGCAACGAGGCCTCTCGGCTGAGCTGGCAGCCTACGAGCGTGAAGACTCGCCGCTTCTCGATGCCTTGATCTACGCGGACATGACGACCGGCCCCGCCGGCCAGTCATTCGTCTTCGAGCGCCGGATTGACGAGATCCTTGTCCGCTATGAGGTGGGCAGCGTGGTGCACACCGCCATCAGCAAAGCACGGCCCTACCTCGCGGGAGCGATCCAACGAACTCAGGACCGCCTCACGCGGGCTGCGGATCAGAGCGCGAACGGTTTGTAG
- the dapD gene encoding 2,3,4,5-tetrahydropyridine-2,6-dicarboxylate N-succinyltransferase has product MTDTTASRTTGAVAAGLATLAADGTVLDTWFPAPELSEGPGPSGTERLSTERAVELLGEGAAQAIGPDARRGVEVVAVRTVIASLDDKPLDAHDAYLRLHLLSHRLVKPHGQNLDGVFGLLANVAWTSLGPVAVDDVEKVRLNARAAGLHLQVTSIDKFPRMTDYVAPKGVRIADADRVRLGAHLAAGTTVMHEGFVNFNAGTLGTSMVEGRISAGVVVGDGSDIGGGASTMGTLSGGGNVRITIGERCLVGAEAGVGIALGDECVVEAGLYVTAGTRVTMPDGDIVKARELSGASNILFRRNSVTGTVEARPNNAVWGGLNEVLHSHN; this is encoded by the coding sequence ATGACCGACACGACTGCTTCTCGTACCACCGGCGCCGTCGCCGCCGGGCTCGCCACCCTCGCCGCCGACGGCACCGTTCTCGACACCTGGTTCCCCGCACCCGAACTGTCCGAGGGCCCCGGCCCGTCCGGCACCGAGCGGCTGTCCACCGAGCGGGCCGTGGAACTGCTCGGCGAGGGAGCCGCGCAGGCCATCGGCCCGGACGCCCGCCGGGGCGTCGAGGTGGTCGCGGTCCGTACGGTCATCGCCTCGCTCGACGACAAGCCGCTCGACGCCCACGACGCGTACCTGCGTCTGCACCTTCTCTCGCACCGCCTGGTCAAGCCGCACGGCCAGAACCTGGACGGCGTGTTCGGGCTGCTCGCCAACGTCGCCTGGACCTCGCTCGGTCCGGTCGCCGTCGACGACGTCGAGAAGGTCCGGCTGAACGCGCGCGCCGCGGGCCTGCACCTCCAGGTCACCTCCATCGACAAGTTCCCGCGCATGACGGACTACGTCGCGCCCAAGGGCGTCCGCATCGCCGACGCCGACCGGGTCCGCCTCGGCGCGCACCTCGCCGCGGGCACGACCGTCATGCACGAGGGCTTCGTGAACTTCAACGCGGGCACGCTCGGCACCTCGATGGTCGAGGGCCGCATCTCGGCCGGTGTCGTCGTCGGCGACGGTTCGGACATCGGCGGCGGCGCGTCCACCATGGGCACCCTCTCGGGTGGCGGCAACGTCCGGATCACCATCGGCGAGCGCTGCCTCGTCGGCGCCGAGGCGGGCGTCGGCATCGCTCTCGGCGACGAGTGCGTGGTCGAGGCCGGGCTGTACGTCACCGCCGGTACGCGCGTGACGATGCCCGACGGGGACATCGTCAAGGCCCGCGAGCTGTCCGGGGCTTCGAACATTCTCTTCCGACGCAACTCGGTCACCGGAACCGTGGAGGCCCGCCCGAACAACGCGGTCTGGGGCGGCCTGAACGAGGTCCTGCACAGCCACAACTGA
- a CDS encoding TetR/AcrR family transcriptional regulator → MARRHDPERRQRIIDAAIRVVGAKGIAGLSHRSVAAEADVPLGSTTYHFTTLDELMVAALRQANEGFAEVVAARGTLEDTRADLAAELAGLTGEWLAGDRTGVELEYELYLAALRRPALRPVAAEWIDSLVGPLTHRTDAVTARALVALLDGICLQVLLTGTPYDEGYAREALARILRGREGASDGPGR, encoded by the coding sequence ATGGCGCGGCGCCATGACCCCGAGCGGCGGCAGCGGATCATCGACGCGGCGATCCGAGTCGTCGGCGCCAAGGGCATCGCCGGGCTCAGCCACCGCTCCGTCGCGGCCGAGGCCGACGTACCGCTCGGCTCCACCACGTACCACTTCACGACCCTCGACGAACTCATGGTCGCCGCCCTGCGCCAGGCGAACGAGGGCTTCGCCGAGGTGGTCGCCGCCCGCGGCACCCTGGAGGACACCCGCGCGGACCTGGCCGCCGAACTCGCCGGACTGACCGGCGAATGGCTGGCCGGCGACCGCACGGGCGTGGAGCTGGAGTACGAGCTCTACCTCGCCGCCCTCCGCAGACCCGCGCTGCGCCCGGTGGCCGCCGAGTGGATCGACAGCCTCGTCGGACCACTGACCCACCGCACCGACGCGGTCACCGCACGGGCGCTCGTCGCCCTGCTGGACGGGATCTGCCTCCAGGTACTGCTGACCGGGACGCCGTACGACGAGGGGTACGCCCGGGAGGCGCTGGCGCGGATCCTGCGGGGCCGCGAGGGGGCCTCGGACGGTCCGGGCCGGTGA
- a CDS encoding DMT family transporter — MHARTAAGTGCVHPYTTAGSMCTVVRMGYVLLAGAIAAEVGATTAMKYTEGFSRLWPSLLTVLGYVVAFALLAQTLKTVSVGTAYAIWAGVGTAAIAAIGMLFLGEGFTAAKAAGIVLIIGGVVLLNLGGAH, encoded by the coding sequence ATCCATGCGCGGACGGCCGCGGGCACTGGATGCGTACACCCGTACACAACTGCGGGCTCCATGTGTACAGTCGTACGCATGGGATATGTACTGCTCGCCGGTGCCATCGCGGCGGAGGTCGGCGCGACCACCGCGATGAAGTACACGGAGGGTTTCAGCAGGCTGTGGCCGTCCTTGCTGACCGTCCTCGGATACGTCGTCGCCTTCGCGCTGCTGGCGCAGACCCTGAAGACCGTGTCGGTCGGCACGGCGTACGCGATCTGGGCCGGCGTCGGCACCGCCGCCATCGCCGCGATCGGCATGCTGTTCCTCGGCGAGGGGTTCACGGCCGCGAAGGCCGCCGGGATCGTCCTGATCATCGGCGGGGTCGTCCTGCTGAACCTGGGCGGGGCGCACTGA
- a CDS encoding DUF7847 domain-containing protein has product MIPLAPLGVDHILGGAFVTMRRYAKPLFGLALAGVVVLAALTLGLQVLVFHSTKDQMDRMSAAPRSIDPTDLRTVLIAFGFVWAVGMLVSLVASSFIQASSAATLHDAVLGRRVPLGAVWKRAWSRTPSVLGVTLLMGVFIAIPMALFALMFFGLMMAASNGEPFVPAGLAFLLLLLSGPLVLWLLVRFSFAPAAAVLEGASPLTALRRSARLVRGAWWRTFGITLLGGLIAFVVAIVVNVPFRFAMPTPQPYTASAQTSVSMSEVYVQSLPDLGPALVLSAIAGVFAQVFFMVFMPLVSSLLYIDQRIRREGLADVLVRAAGTGTPGGPGGPEAPGGPGASGGPQAPGGPQPAGSVE; this is encoded by the coding sequence GTGATCCCCCTGGCTCCGCTCGGCGTGGACCACATCCTCGGTGGCGCCTTTGTCACGATGCGCCGCTACGCGAAGCCGCTGTTCGGGCTCGCCCTCGCGGGCGTCGTGGTCCTGGCGGCCCTGACACTGGGCCTGCAAGTCCTCGTCTTCCACTCGACGAAGGATCAGATGGACCGCATGTCCGCGGCGCCCCGGTCCATCGACCCGACCGATCTGCGCACCGTCCTGATCGCGTTCGGCTTCGTGTGGGCCGTGGGCATGCTGGTCTCGCTGGTGGCGAGCTCCTTCATCCAGGCCTCGTCCGCGGCCACCCTGCACGACGCCGTTCTCGGGCGCCGGGTCCCCCTCGGCGCCGTATGGAAGCGCGCCTGGTCGCGCACCCCGTCCGTCCTCGGGGTGACCCTGCTGATGGGCGTGTTCATCGCGATTCCGATGGCGCTGTTCGCCTTGATGTTCTTCGGGCTGATGATGGCCGCCTCGAACGGCGAGCCGTTCGTCCCGGCCGGTCTCGCCTTCCTGCTCCTGCTGCTCTCGGGGCCACTGGTGCTCTGGCTGCTCGTCCGGTTCAGCTTCGCCCCGGCCGCCGCCGTGCTGGAGGGGGCGTCCCCCTTGACCGCGCTGCGTCGATCGGCACGGCTGGTACGCGGCGCGTGGTGGCGCACGTTCGGCATCACCCTGCTGGGCGGTCTGATCGCGTTCGTCGTCGCCATCGTGGTCAACGTGCCGTTCAGGTTCGCGATGCCGACCCCGCAGCCGTACACCGCCTCGGCGCAGACGTCCGTGAGCATGAGCGAGGTCTACGTCCAGTCGCTGCCCGACCTGGGACCGGCCCTGGTGCTCTCGGCGATCGCCGGTGTCTTCGCCCAGGTGTTCTTCATGGTGTTCATGCCGCTGGTGAGCAGCCTGCTGTACATCGACCAGCGCATCCGCAGGGAGGGGCTGGCGGACGTACTGGTGCGCGCGGCCGGCACGGGGACGCCCGGTGGACCCGGTGGACCCGAAGCCCCCGGGGGACCTGGCGCGTCTGGCGGGCCGCAGGCACCCGGCGGACCGCAGCCGGCCGGGTCAGTCGAGTAG